One genomic segment of Streptomyces sp. NBC_00239 includes these proteins:
- a CDS encoding glycosyltransferase family 4 protein has translation MHKTLIVTNDFPPRPGGIQAFLHNMALRLDPEQVVVYASTWKRGAEGREATAAFDAEQPFRVVRDRTTMLLPTPAVTRKAAGLLRAHGCESVWFGAAAPLGLMGPALRRAGAKRLVATSHGHEAGWAQLPAARQLLRRIGEGTDTITYLGEYTRSRIAGALTDRAAARMVQLPPGVDEKTFHPESGGAEVRARLGLTDRPVVVCVSRLVPRKGQDTLILAMPRILAEVPDAVLLIVGGGPYEQDLRRLAAETGVGDSVRFTGAVPWAELPAHYGAGDVFAMPCRTRRGGLDVEGLGIVYLEASATGLPVVAGDSGGAPDAVLDGETGWVVRGGDAEQSADRIVSLLQDPELRSRMGERGRAWVEEKWRWDLLAERLRDLL, from the coding sequence ATGCACAAGACGCTGATCGTGACCAATGACTTCCCGCCCCGCCCCGGCGGCATCCAGGCCTTCCTGCACAACATGGCACTGCGCCTGGACCCCGAGCAGGTCGTCGTCTACGCCTCCACGTGGAAGCGCGGCGCCGAGGGCCGGGAGGCGACCGCCGCCTTCGACGCCGAGCAGCCGTTCCGGGTGGTCCGGGACCGTACGACGATGCTGCTGCCCACGCCCGCGGTCACCCGGAAGGCCGCCGGGCTGCTGCGCGCGCACGGCTGCGAGTCGGTGTGGTTCGGCGCGGCGGCCCCCCTCGGGCTGATGGGCCCGGCGCTGCGCCGGGCCGGTGCGAAGCGGCTGGTGGCCACCTCGCACGGGCACGAGGCGGGCTGGGCGCAGCTGCCCGCCGCCCGGCAGCTGCTCCGCCGGATCGGCGAGGGCACGGACACGATCACCTATCTGGGTGAGTACACCCGGTCCCGGATCGCGGGCGCGCTGACGGACCGTGCGGCGGCCCGGATGGTGCAGCTGCCGCCGGGCGTCGACGAGAAGACCTTCCACCCGGAGTCCGGCGGCGCCGAGGTGCGCGCCCGGCTGGGCCTGACCGACCGGCCCGTGGTGGTGTGCGTGTCGCGGCTGGTGCCGCGCAAGGGCCAGGACACGCTGATCCTGGCCATGCCGCGGATCCTGGCCGAGGTGCCGGACGCGGTGCTGCTGATCGTCGGCGGCGGCCCGTACGAGCAGGACCTGCGCCGGCTCGCGGCCGAGACGGGCGTCGGGGACTCGGTGCGCTTCACGGGCGCCGTGCCGTGGGCGGAGCTGCCGGCGCACTACGGGGCGGGCGACGTGTTCGCGATGCCCTGCCGGACCCGGCGCGGCGGCCTGGACGTGGAGGGCCTGGGCATCGTGTACCTGGAGGCGTCGGCGACCGGTCTGCCGGTGGTGGCGGGCGACTCCGGCGGTGCGCCGGACGCGGTGCTGGACGGGGAGACCGGCTGGGTGGTGCGCGGTGGTGACGCCGAGCAGAGCGCCGACCGGATCGTGAGCCTCCTCCAGGACCCGGAGCTGCGCTCCCGGATGGGCGAGCGGGGGCGCGCCTGGGTCGAGGAGAAGTGGCGCTGGGATCTGCTGGCGGAGCGGCTGCGCGACCTGCTCTGA
- a CDS encoding glycosyltransferase family 87 protein produces MLITAWTASRAVLLLCVFRVLVVPGPDVTTDVHVIYQGWYQVLRTGTFPLDDVTWQYPPGAALAILSPALLPFLGYAAAFFALCLAADALVTWLLVREGRRTGRRRLGAWAWTTGLPLLGPTGYARYDLMVTAVAVAALLLPRARGPLVGLGALLKVWPALLLAGVRGRRTPAAAAATGAALLLGLVLAMPGALSFLTFQRDRGTEVESLGAMVFHVARWHGWSGRVQLNYGSVEFLGPYVPLVSRAALALTAVALGWLVYWRLRARVFGEHTVADAALTAVLLFTTTSRVLSPQYLVWLVGLAAVCLTLRSTRMERPARLVLLAAPLTLLEFPVWFSGVVHGDWPGVTALFLRNALLVAATLTACRALWRDTVPGARAAPGQPNSSRRYARQDAVNSRSSVPSTDAKAAAGEDRDTAA; encoded by the coding sequence ATGCTCATCACCGCGTGGACCGCGAGCCGGGCCGTGCTGCTGCTCTGCGTCTTCCGGGTGCTCGTCGTACCCGGTCCGGACGTCACCACCGACGTCCACGTGATCTACCAGGGTTGGTACCAGGTGCTCCGCACCGGCACGTTCCCGCTGGACGACGTCACCTGGCAGTACCCGCCGGGCGCGGCGCTCGCGATCCTCTCCCCCGCCCTCCTGCCCTTCCTCGGCTACGCGGCCGCCTTCTTCGCGCTCTGCCTGGCCGCCGACGCGCTGGTCACCTGGCTGCTGGTCCGCGAGGGCCGCCGGACCGGGCGGCGGCGCCTGGGCGCCTGGGCGTGGACCACGGGCCTGCCTCTGCTGGGCCCCACCGGGTACGCCCGCTACGACCTGATGGTCACGGCGGTCGCGGTGGCCGCGCTCCTGCTGCCGCGGGCCCGCGGGCCGCTGGTGGGGCTGGGCGCGCTGCTCAAGGTGTGGCCGGCGCTGCTGCTCGCCGGCGTGCGCGGCCGCCGCACCCCGGCTGCGGCGGCGGCCACCGGCGCCGCGCTGCTGCTCGGCCTCGTGCTGGCGATGCCGGGGGCGCTGTCGTTCCTGACCTTCCAGCGGGACCGCGGCACCGAGGTGGAGTCGCTGGGCGCGATGGTCTTCCACGTGGCACGGTGGCACGGCTGGTCGGGACGGGTGCAGCTGAACTACGGCTCGGTGGAGTTCCTCGGCCCGTACGTGCCCCTGGTCAGCCGGGCCGCGCTGGCGCTGACCGCGGTGGCCCTGGGGTGGCTCGTGTACTGGCGGCTGCGGGCCCGGGTGTTCGGCGAGCACACGGTGGCGGACGCGGCGCTGACCGCCGTGCTGCTCTTCACGACGACCAGCCGGGTGCTCAGCCCGCAGTACCTGGTGTGGCTGGTGGGGCTGGCCGCGGTGTGCCTGACGCTGCGCTCCACGCGCATGGAGCGGCCGGCGCGGCTGGTCCTGCTCGCCGCTCCGCTGACGCTGCTTGAGTTCCCGGTCTGGTTCTCCGGGGTGGTGCACGGCGACTGGCCGGGCGTGACGGCGCTGTTCCTGCGCAACGCGCTCCTGGTCGCGGCCACCCTCACGGCGTGCCGGGCACTGTGGCGCGACACGGTGCCCGGCGCCCGGGCCGCCCCCGGTCAGCCGAACAGCTCGCGCAGGTACGCCCGCCAGGACGCGGTGAACTCCCGCTCGTCGGTGCCGAGCACCGACGCGAAGGCCGCCGCCGGGGAGGACCGCGACACCGCCGCGTAG